From Pseudanabaena sp. PCC 6802, one genomic window encodes:
- a CDS encoding succinate dehydrogenase/fumarate reductase flavoprotein subunit: MLEHDVIIVGGGLAGSRAAVAIAQNYPNLNLALISKVHPIRSHSVAAQGGIAAALKNVDAHDDWLTHAFDTVKGSDYLADQNAVEILTKSAAEVIIDLEHLGVLFSRAEDGRIAQRAFGGHTNRRACYAADKTGHAILHELVSGMMRYGTRVYQEWYVMQLIYEDGEVKGVVAYCIETGAIEIIRARAVMFATGGYGRVFNTTSNDFSSTGDGLCLTAIAGLPLQDMEFVQFHPTGLYPVGVLISEAVRGEGAYLINDLGDRFMANYPISANKMELSPRDITSRNIAQEIRAGRGINGGAYVYLDVRHLGREKIISRIPFAREEGMRLLGIDCIDLPLPVRPTVHYSMGGIPTNIDCQVIDVDSQPVPGFFAAGECACVSVHGANRLGANSLLECVVFGKRAGEKIAAYVSDRPMPKLDESSYRAAAVAKVKGLLDRQGAYRLYDLRADLQDVMTEHCGIFRDRESLTQGLAEIRRIAECYEHDLHVDDRSSTFNMDLIATLELRSLITVGEIIMKSALQRCESRGAHSRSDYPQRHDEAWLCHSLGYLEQGTVQTSTRSVDLSLQAIDRDRFTPQERKY; the protein is encoded by the coding sequence ATGCTGGAACACGATGTCATCATTGTCGGTGGTGGGTTAGCTGGCTCTCGCGCCGCCGTTGCGATCGCGCAAAACTACCCGAACTTAAATTTGGCTCTGATCTCGAAGGTACATCCGATCAGATCGCACTCAGTTGCCGCACAGGGCGGTATCGCTGCTGCCTTAAAAAATGTCGATGCCCATGATGATTGGCTGACCCATGCCTTTGATACGGTCAAAGGTTCGGATTATCTGGCCGATCAAAATGCGGTGGAAATTCTGACCAAATCCGCTGCCGAGGTAATTATCGACCTGGAACATTTAGGTGTATTGTTCTCCCGTGCTGAAGACGGTCGCATCGCCCAACGTGCCTTCGGCGGGCATACCAACCGTCGTGCCTGCTATGCTGCCGATAAAACGGGGCACGCCATTCTACACGAGCTGGTGAGCGGTATGATGCGCTACGGTACCAGGGTGTATCAGGAATGGTACGTGATGCAACTCATCTATGAAGATGGTGAGGTTAAGGGGGTAGTTGCCTACTGCATCGAGACTGGAGCCATTGAGATAATTCGCGCCAGGGCGGTTATGTTTGCCACGGGCGGTTATGGTCGCGTCTTCAATACAACTTCCAACGATTTCTCGTCTACGGGCGATGGTTTGTGCTTGACGGCGATCGCTGGATTGCCGCTGCAAGACATGGAATTTGTGCAATTCCACCCCACCGGCTTATATCCCGTTGGCGTTTTGATTTCGGAAGCGGTGCGCGGGGAAGGGGCATATTTGATTAACGATCTTGGCGATCGCTTCATGGCAAATTACCCGATTAGCGCCAATAAAATGGAACTATCGCCGCGCGATATTACTTCCCGCAATATTGCCCAAGAAATTCGAGCGGGGCGGGGCATTAATGGCGGTGCCTACGTGTACTTAGACGTGCGCCATCTGGGGCGAGAGAAGATTATCAGCCGCATTCCGTTTGCCCGCGAAGAGGGTATGCGCTTGTTAGGTATTGATTGTATCGATCTTCCACTCCCCGTAAGGCCGACCGTGCATTATTCTATGGGCGGCATTCCCACCAACATTGATTGCCAAGTTATCGATGTAGATAGCCAGCCGGTACCGGGTTTTTTTGCCGCTGGCGAATGTGCCTGCGTATCTGTCCACGGTGCCAATCGCCTGGGGGCAAATTCCCTGCTGGAATGCGTCGTATTTGGCAAACGGGCGGGCGAAAAAATTGCCGCCTATGTCAGCGATCGCCCCATGCCAAAACTGGACGAGTCCAGCTATCGAGCGGCGGCGGTAGCAAAAGTCAAGGGTTTACTGGATCGGCAGGGGGCTTACCGCCTCTACGACCTGCGCGCCGATCTACAAGATGTCATGACCGAGCATTGCGGTATTTTCCGCGATCGCGAGAGCCTGACTCAAGGTTTGGCGGAAATTAGGCGAATTGCGGAGTGCTACGAGCATGACCTGCACGTAGACGATCGCAGCAGCACGTTCAACATGGATCTAATTGCCACGCTAGAATTGCGCAGCTTGATTACCGTGGGCGAAATTATTATGAAAAGCGCCCTCCAAAGGTGCGAAAGTCGAGGTGCCCACTCCCGCAGCGACTATCCCCAGCGCCACGACGAAGCATGGCTCTGCCACTCGCTCGGCTATCTAGAGCAGGGTACCGTGCAAACCAGTACTCGTTCTGTCGATTTAAGCCTACAGGCGATCGATCGCGATCGCTTTACGCCCCAGGAACGCAAATACTGA
- a CDS encoding NB-ARC domain-containing protein produces the protein MTVDEALTLLDTILCSQHLTPIQESVFCKSWEGITYEEIASESGYDCDYIKQVGSQLWRLLSEAFGEKVTKKNVQLVLSRYDWQGDPETIVRINRNALQKSNQDWGEAANISVFFGRTDELATLEKWIVRDRCCLVAILGMGGIGKTGLSVKLARQVQREFEYTIWRSLHHAPSLRELIEGIAIADLQDIDLPDSDRQLVACLLRYLQKHRCLVVLDSFEAILQSGQLVGAYREGYQGYGELLRQLGEVSHQSCIVLTSREEPGEVANLAGETLPVRAFRLAGLSHDDAVQILHAKGLTGSTRATDRLVKWYMGNPLELKMVATIIQDLFEGRIAEFLKQGTAVFQGIYRLLEGQIDRLTDLEIQIMYWLATHQGSGSYTDLWNDLSVTIPKHELLEALSSLRQRSLIDKHGADFHQQLVVMEYMTEKLIAQFCQEGGDSEDCHPGCESGKNSLSCALFRTLQSYAAMKVEVGKSQVLRSHYLELPTDNRSNTDRPLSYLDYGTPGG, from the coding sequence ATGACTGTCGATGAGGCACTGACATTACTGGATACAATCCTGTGCAGTCAACACCTTACTCCAATTCAGGAATCGGTATTCTGCAAGTCGTGGGAAGGGATTACCTATGAGGAAATCGCATCTGAAAGCGGCTACGATTGCGATTACATCAAACAAGTTGGATCTCAGTTGTGGCGATTACTTTCAGAAGCTTTTGGTGAGAAAGTTACTAAAAAGAATGTCCAGTTGGTTTTGAGTCGCTACGATTGGCAGGGAGATCCAGAAACAATCGTTCGGATTAACAGGAATGCCTTGCAAAAGTCCAACCAGGATTGGGGCGAGGCTGCCAACATCTCGGTGTTCTTCGGGCGCACCGACGAGCTGGCTACCCTAGAAAAGTGGATCGTTCGCGATCGCTGCTGTTTGGTGGCCATCCTCGGTATGGGTGGCATTGGCAAAACGGGGTTATCCGTCAAACTCGCCCGCCAAGTCCAGAGAGAGTTCGAGTATACGATCTGGCGCAGTCTGCATCATGCCCCATCCCTGCGCGAGTTAATAGAGGGGATCGCGATCGCCGATCTTCAGGATATCGATTTGCCGGATAGCGATCGACAATTGGTTGCATGCCTCTTGCGATATCTGCAAAAACATCGCTGCCTGGTCGTGCTCGACAGCTTTGAGGCAATTTTGCAAAGCGGTCAACTCGTGGGAGCCTATCGCGAGGGCTACCAGGGATATGGGGAGTTGCTCCGGCAGTTAGGTGAGGTTTCGCACCAGAGTTGCATCGTCCTTACCAGTCGCGAGGAACCAGGGGAGGTTGCCAATCTCGCTGGAGAGACATTGCCAGTCCGTGCCTTCAGGCTTGCGGGACTAAGCCATGACGATGCCGTACAAATCCTGCATGCCAAAGGCTTGACCGGCTCTACCAGGGCGACCGATCGGTTAGTCAAATGGTACATGGGCAACCCTTTAGAACTGAAGATGGTAGCCACCATAATTCAAGATCTATTTGAAGGTCGCATTGCCGAATTTCTCAAGCAAGGTACGGCGGTTTTCCAAGGGATTTATCGTCTATTAGAGGGCCAGATCGATCGCCTGACGGATTTGGAAATCCAAATCATGTACTGGCTGGCAACGCATCAAGGCTCGGGTTCCTATACAGATCTTTGGAACGACCTGTCAGTAACCATCCCCAAACACGAATTATTAGAAGCTCTATCTTCTTTGCGGCAGCGATCGCTGATTGACAAACACGGTGCGGACTTCCACCAGCAACTCGTCGTGATGGAATACATGACGGAAAAACTCATCGCGCAATTCTGCCAGGAAGGAGGAGATTCGGAAGATTGTCATCCGGGTTGTGAAAGTGGAAAAAACTCGCTCTCCTGTGCTTTGTTCCGCACCTTGCAAAGCTATGCAGCCATGAAAGTGGAAGTCGGTAAATCTCAGGTGTTGCGATCGCATTATCTCGAATTGCCAACGGACAATCGCAGCAATACAGACCGACCCCTATCCTATCTCGATTATGGTACCCCAGGCGGTTGA
- a CDS encoding long-chain acyl-[acyl-carrier-protein] reductase, with protein sequence MFGLIGHLTSLDHAQLVARDLGYEEYADQGLEFWCMAPPQIVDDITVTSATGQKIQGKYVESCFLPEMLATKRFKAATRKIINAMVHAQKHGIDITALGGFSSIIFENFNLSEIRQIRNIQLEVERFTTGNTHTAYIICRQVEEASHKFGIDLSQATVAICGATGDIGSAVCRWLDARTDVKDLILVARNQERLRDLQAQLGRGKIASIEAALPEADIVIWVASMAKGMEIDPNSLKRPCILIDGGYPKNMSTTIQLPDIHIINGGIVEHCLDIDWKIMKIVNMSTPARQLFACFAESMLLEFEGWHTNFSWGRNQISIAKMEQIGQASVKHGFKPLIA encoded by the coding sequence ATGTTTGGTTTGATAGGACATTTGACAAGCCTGGATCACGCCCAGTTGGTTGCAAGAGATTTAGGCTACGAAGAATATGCAGACCAGGGCTTGGAATTCTGGTGCATGGCTCCACCGCAGATTGTCGATGACATTACCGTTACGAGTGCGACGGGTCAGAAAATCCAGGGCAAATATGTAGAGTCTTGTTTTTTGCCAGAGATGCTAGCAACTAAGCGGTTTAAGGCAGCAACCCGCAAGATTATTAATGCGATGGTACACGCCCAGAAGCATGGCATTGATATCACTGCCTTGGGCGGATTTTCATCAATCATTTTTGAGAATTTCAACCTCAGCGAGATCCGGCAGATCCGCAATATCCAGTTAGAAGTCGAGCGCTTTACCACTGGCAATACCCACACAGCTTATATTATTTGTCGTCAGGTAGAGGAAGCCAGCCACAAATTTGGCATAGATCTCTCACAAGCTACTGTGGCAATTTGTGGGGCTACGGGCGACATAGGTAGCGCAGTTTGTAGATGGTTAGACGCGCGCACCGACGTTAAAGATTTAATCCTGGTGGCAAGAAACCAGGAACGCCTTCGAGATCTGCAAGCCCAACTCGGACGCGGCAAGATCGCCAGCATCGAAGCAGCCTTACCAGAAGCTGATATCGTCATTTGGGTTGCTAGTATGGCAAAGGGTATGGAAATTGACCCCAACTCCCTCAAGCGCCCGTGCATTCTGATTGACGGTGGCTACCCCAAAAATATGTCCACCACAATTCAGTTGCCCGACATACATATAATTAACGGTGGCATAGTCGAGCATTGCCTGGATATCGACTGGAAGATCATGAAAATTGTCAACATGAGTACCCCAGCCAGACAGCTATTTGCCTGCTTTGCCGAGTCCATGCTCTTAGAGTTTGAAGGTTGGCATACCAACTTTTCATGGGGACGCAATCAAATTTCGATCGCGAAAATGGAGCAGATCGGACAGGCATCCGTCAAACACGGCTTCAAACCATTGATTGCCTAG
- a CDS encoding histone deacetylase — MSPAKLPIIYSDTFLEHQTGSFHPETPGRLTAIVSALQQSPWQEQLEWRQPTPISQRPILKEVQRFHTPEYVAQVKQICESGGGYLDGDTVVSSQTYDVALLAVSAWLDGIDLVEASGQPAWVIARPPGHHARARTGMGFCIFANAAIAAFYALDRPNIERVAILDWDVHHGNGTQEAVWEHPQIAYISTHQAPFYPGTGWPQETGAHGNILNLPIAANTSMEEYLPTFEQQVLPFLVKFKPDLLIVSAGFDANRDDPLANICLLPQDYGTLTKLCLQHTRKILFGLEGGYDFESLSASVLAVVEQCLVA, encoded by the coding sequence ATGTCGCCTGCCAAGTTGCCAATAATCTATTCTGATACCTTTTTAGAGCACCAAACCGGGAGCTTTCATCCAGAAACGCCAGGTAGGTTGACTGCGATCGTGTCAGCCCTACAACAATCTCCTTGGCAAGAGCAACTGGAGTGGCGACAACCAACCCCGATCTCGCAACGTCCGATTCTCAAGGAAGTGCAGCGTTTTCATACACCTGAGTACGTCGCGCAGGTAAAACAAATATGCGAATCGGGTGGCGGGTACCTGGATGGGGATACGGTTGTTTCGTCTCAAACCTATGATGTAGCGTTACTAGCAGTTAGCGCGTGGCTTGATGGCATAGATTTAGTGGAGGCATCGGGGCAGCCCGCCTGGGTAATTGCCAGACCGCCAGGCCACCACGCCCGCGCTCGTACAGGTATGGGGTTTTGCATTTTTGCCAATGCCGCGATCGCCGCATTCTACGCACTCGATCGCCCCAATATAGAACGTGTAGCTATTTTGGACTGGGACGTACATCACGGCAACGGTACGCAGGAGGCTGTGTGGGAACATCCTCAAATTGCCTATATCTCAACGCACCAAGCTCCTTTTTACCCCGGCACTGGCTGGCCGCAGGAAACAGGCGCGCATGGCAATATTCTGAACCTGCCGATCGCGGCCAATACCAGCATGGAGGAGTACCTTCCCACCTTCGAGCAGCAAGTTCTGCCGTTTTTAGTGAAATTCAAACCCGATCTGTTAATTGTGAGCGCTGGTTTTGATGCCAATCGCGACGATCCACTTGCAAATATATGCTTGCTACCCCAGGATTACGGCACTTTAACCAAACTTTGCCTGCAACATACCCGCAAAATCCTATTTGGCTTAGAGGGCGGTTACGACTTTGAGAGCCTGTCTGCCTCTGTACTGGCAGTAGTCGAACAGTGCTTAGTAGCTTAA
- a CDS encoding prohibitin family protein has product MGSLIKSTVIPIAAIVLILLFPPIAIVGAGERGVVTHFGAVDPSPLSEGIHWIVPIEDRVIRIDVKVQKHEVPAKGSTKDLQDLKATFAVNFALESDRVAQTYQQQGNLDQIVERIIAPQTQESFKTAVAQFTAEDSIVRRPELKQQFDEILSERLAKYGIEIYDTSVVDIEFSPEFAQAVEAKQVAEQDSQRAVYIAKKAEQEALARVNQAKGEAEAQKLLQVSLDDKVLRKQELDNQREAIAKWDGKLPNVNSGAIPFLNLEPVGGK; this is encoded by the coding sequence ATGGGATCGCTAATCAAATCCACAGTAATTCCGATCGCTGCTATAGTCTTGATTTTACTTTTTCCTCCCATCGCGATTGTTGGCGCGGGAGAGCGCGGTGTCGTCACCCATTTTGGGGCAGTTGACCCCAGCCCCTTGTCAGAGGGCATACACTGGATCGTGCCGATCGAGGATCGAGTTATCCGCATTGACGTAAAAGTTCAGAAACACGAAGTGCCCGCTAAAGGTTCGACTAAGGATTTGCAAGATCTGAAGGCTACATTTGCAGTTAACTTTGCTCTGGAGAGCGATCGCGTTGCCCAAACCTATCAACAGCAAGGAAATCTGGATCAAATTGTCGAACGCATCATCGCCCCTCAAACGCAGGAGTCTTTTAAGACAGCAGTAGCCCAGTTCACGGCTGAAGATTCTATTGTGCGACGACCGGAATTGAAGCAGCAGTTTGATGAGATATTAAGCGAGCGGTTGGCCAAGTATGGCATTGAAATTTACGACACTAGCGTTGTGGATATCGAGTTCTCGCCAGAGTTTGCCCAAGCCGTTGAAGCTAAGCAAGTTGCCGAACAGGATTCGCAAAGAGCCGTCTATATTGCCAAGAAAGCAGAACAAGAAGCCCTAGCGCGGGTCAATCAGGCAAAGGGAGAAGCCGAAGCGCAGAAATTATTGCAAGTCTCTTTGGATGACAAGGTATTGCGAAAGCAGGAATTGGATAACCAGCGAGAGGCGATCGCCAAATGGGACGGTAAGTTACCCAATGTTAATTCCGGCGCTATCCCATTTTTGAATTTAGAACCAGTAGGAGGCAAGTAA
- a CDS encoding carbon-nitrogen hydrolase family protein, with the protein MKPYLAAALQMTSLPDLKKNLAQAEDLIQLAVNRGAELICLPENFAFLGDEEEKARMAKEIAQASQKFLVTMAQRYQVTILGGGFPVPVDGTDLENNGKMFNTALLVGADGTELSRYHKMHLFDVNLPDGNTYRESETIVAGSEPPQVYRSDKLGNLGLSVCYDVRFPELYRYLAKQGANVLFVPAAFTAYTGKDHWQILLQARAIENTCYVIAAAQVGMHNPRRQSHGHAMIVDPWGVVLADAGDRIGAAIAEINPSRLEQVRTQMPSLKHRTFDL; encoded by the coding sequence ATGAAGCCATACCTAGCTGCTGCCTTACAAATGACGAGTCTGCCAGACTTGAAGAAGAATCTTGCCCAGGCAGAGGACTTAATTCAGCTTGCCGTCAATCGCGGTGCGGAGTTAATTTGTTTGCCTGAAAATTTTGCTTTTTTGGGCGACGAAGAAGAAAAAGCGCGGATGGCAAAAGAGATTGCCCAAGCCAGCCAGAAATTTTTGGTGACTATGGCACAACGCTACCAGGTGACTATCCTGGGGGGAGGATTTCCTGTTCCCGTTGATGGAACGGATCTGGAAAATAATGGCAAAATGTTCAATACTGCCCTACTAGTGGGAGCCGATGGGACAGAGTTATCCAGGTATCACAAAATGCACCTGTTTGATGTCAACTTACCTGATGGCAATACCTATCGAGAATCGGAAACAATTGTGGCAGGCTCAGAACCACCGCAGGTGTATAGATCGGATAAGCTAGGGAACCTGGGGCTATCGGTTTGCTACGATGTACGATTCCCCGAGTTATATCGCTATTTGGCAAAGCAGGGCGCTAATGTCTTATTCGTGCCAGCCGCATTTACCGCCTATACAGGTAAGGATCACTGGCAGATTCTTTTGCAGGCGAGGGCAATTGAAAACACTTGCTACGTAATTGCAGCCGCCCAGGTGGGCATGCACAATCCCCGACGGCAATCCCACGGTCACGCTATGATTGTCGATCCCTGGGGTGTAGTGTTGGCAGATGCGGGCGATCGCATTGGTGCAGCGATCGCGGAAATCAACCCCTCTCGCTTGGAGCAAGTAAGAACGCAAATGCCGTCGTTAAAACATCGGACGTTCGATCTCTAA
- a CDS encoding low-complexity tail membrane protein yields the protein MSQQNLGNPLLSSTYQKMEPFLWIHLALLAAVPLALVLCMMGLAVGDPIFPGWLEMLVLGIPPIALTVWLQWQNPLYPFSLWVLAKPATELSDDRRRVLSVLRRRINGWYIGAWIAVVAGLFMYVVFRQIYIAAPLAADMAPFPPALRLLGILWAEVFLLVANLLWQMGVAAARVMLVPSSEFNGLAPYEVDRISKEFTILGKRSPGLLSLEPLAPIQQTAELITEPNASEPASTNPLLAQLSGLIDKVIAFLPGGKSATVERPVPVRSPESQATEEKGEAEEIDRSLLSDRADEGTQVEEIEKPEEVEGMARTGAPEETEETEDAARTEQTEAAEEIKAPEETEETEDTARTEQTEAAEEIKVPEETEETEDTTRTEQTEAAEEIKVPEETEETEDAARTEQTEAAEEIKAPEETEEIEKAKQIVTVDTLTADLSDALTQSGSETNAQTEPTPENSENIDSGETTIEVASDAATAEATNQGDRSDSTPNPNSDDEEWV from the coding sequence ATGTCCCAACAAAACCTTGGCAATCCCTTACTAAGCTCTACATATCAAAAAATGGAACCATTTCTCTGGATTCATCTAGCCCTACTTGCCGCAGTACCGCTCGCGCTCGTACTGTGCATGATGGGTTTAGCGGTTGGCGATCCGATATTTCCTGGTTGGTTGGAGATGCTAGTCCTGGGTATTCCACCTATAGCATTAACCGTATGGTTGCAATGGCAAAATCCACTTTATCCTTTTAGTCTCTGGGTATTGGCAAAGCCAGCCACCGAACTCAGTGACGATCGGCGGCGGGTGCTCTCGGTCTTGCGCCGACGCATCAACGGTTGGTATATAGGAGCTTGGATTGCAGTGGTCGCGGGCTTGTTTATGTACGTAGTGTTTCGGCAAATCTACATCGCTGCTCCTCTTGCCGCAGATATGGCTCCTTTTCCACCCGCGTTGCGCCTGCTTGGCATCCTTTGGGCGGAGGTATTCCTCCTGGTTGCTAATTTGCTATGGCAAATGGGAGTCGCGGCTGCCAGGGTTATGCTCGTGCCATCGTCTGAATTTAATGGCCTTGCTCCCTATGAAGTCGATCGCATCAGTAAAGAATTCACGATTTTGGGCAAGCGATCGCCAGGTTTGCTCTCCCTAGAACCATTGGCACCAATTCAACAAACTGCGGAACTAATTACAGAGCCAAATGCATCGGAGCCTGCCTCAACCAATCCATTATTGGCTCAGTTATCCGGCCTAATCGATAAAGTGATAGCTTTCCTACCAGGTGGAAAATCTGCAACAGTCGAACGGCCAGTTCCGGTTAGATCGCCAGAAAGCCAGGCAACAGAGGAAAAAGGCGAGGCTGAAGAAATCGATCGCTCTCTTCTAAGCGATCGAGCAGACGAAGGTACTCAGGTAGAAGAAATTGAAAAACCTGAAGAGGTAGAAGGGATGGCTCGGACTGGCGCACCTGAAGAAACAGAAGAAACTGAGGATGCCGCTCGAACAGAACAGACAGAAGCAGCAGAGGAGATAAAAGCACCTGAAGAAACAGAAGAAACTGAGGATACTGCTCGAACAGAACAGACGGAAGCAGCAGAGGAGATAAAAGTACCTGAGGAAACAGAAGAAACTGAGGATACTACTCGAACAGAACAGACAGAGGCAGCAGAGGAGATAAAAGTACCTGAAGAAACAGAAGAAACTGAAGATGCCGCTCGAACAGAACAGACAGAAGCAGCAGAGGAGATAAAAGCACCTGAAGAAACAGAAGAAATAGAAAAAGCAAAACAAATAGTCACAGTGGATACGCTTACCGCCGATTTGTCAGATGCATTGACTCAGTCAGGATCGGAAACAAATGCACAAACAGAACCTACACCCGAGAATAGTGAGAATATAGATTCTGGAGAAACGACAATAGAGGTTGCTAGTGATGCTGCTACAGCGGAGGCAACTAATCAAGGCGATCGCTCTGACAGTACCCCCAATCCCAACAGTGATGATGAAGAGTGGGTTTAA
- the pip gene encoding prolyl aminopeptidase encodes MRSLYPHIEPYNQAMLQVSELHSIYFEECGNPDGKPVVFLHGGPGGGIIPTYRQYFDPLRWRVVLFDQRGCGKSTPHAELRENTTWDLVADIEKLRVHLGIEKWVVFGGSWGSTLSLAYAETHSDRVKGLILRGIFLLRQKELQWFYQEGTSYIFPEAWQEYLKPIPQSDRHDLIAAYYHRLTSEDLQIQLEAARAWSIWEASTSKLLIDTNLIEEFGEDNFATAFARIECHYFINKGFLEPESYLIENVGRIRHIPGAIVQGRYDIVCPMVSAWELHQAWPEANFIVVPDAGHSMTEPGITQALLEATDRFAEL; translated from the coding sequence ATGCGATCGCTCTACCCTCATATCGAACCCTACAACCAGGCTATGCTTCAGGTTTCCGAACTCCACAGTATCTATTTTGAAGAATGTGGTAACCCTGACGGCAAGCCCGTAGTGTTCCTGCACGGTGGCCCTGGTGGTGGTATTATTCCGACTTATCGCCAATATTTCGATCCATTGCGGTGGCGCGTCGTCCTGTTCGACCAGCGAGGTTGTGGGAAGAGTACGCCCCACGCAGAGCTTCGCGAAAATACTACTTGGGATTTAGTGGCCGATATTGAGAAGTTAAGGGTGCATCTCGGAATAGAGAAATGGGTCGTGTTTGGTGGTAGTTGGGGTAGTACTCTTTCCCTTGCCTATGCAGAAACCCATAGCGATCGCGTTAAGGGCTTAATCCTGCGCGGTATCTTCCTCCTCCGCCAAAAGGAATTGCAATGGTTCTATCAAGAAGGAACTAGCTATATTTTTCCAGAGGCGTGGCAAGAATATTTGAAACCTATTCCTCAAAGCGATCGCCACGATCTCATCGCTGCCTATTACCATCGTCTCACCAGTGAAGATTTGCAAATCCAATTGGAAGCTGCTCGCGCCTGGTCGATTTGGGAGGCTAGTACGAGTAAGTTGTTAATTGATACCAACTTAATTGAGGAGTTTGGGGAGGACAATTTTGCCACGGCATTTGCCCGCATTGAGTGCCACTACTTTATCAACAAAGGTTTCCTCGAACCAGAGAGTTACTTGATCGAGAACGTCGGTCGCATTCGCCACATTCCTGGCGCGATCGTACAGGGACGCTACGATATCGTTTGTCCTATGGTGTCGGCGTGGGAATTGCACCAGGCTTGGCCAGAAGCCAACTTTATCGTCGTCCCCGATGCCGGACACTCCATGACCGAACCAGGCATTACACAAGCTTTACTGGAAGCTACGGATCGCTTTGCAGAACTTTAA
- a CDS encoding aldehyde oxygenase (deformylating), whose amino-acid sequence MVGQELELASDLDFQSETYRDAYSRINAIVIEGEQEAHDNYIQIGELLPELKDDLAKLAKMELRHMKGFTACGRNLNVTPDMAFAKEFFTGLHGNFQKAFAEGDVVTCLLIQALIIECFAIAAYNIYIPVADDFARKITEGVVKDEYLHLNFGEEWLQQNFDESKAGLEKANRQNLPIVWKMLNQVEKDAKTLGMEKEALVEDFMIQYGESLGKIGFNTRDIMKMSAMGLLPA is encoded by the coding sequence ATGGTGGGTCAGGAACTTGAATTGGCTTCAGATCTAGATTTTCAGTCTGAAACCTATCGTGATGCCTACAGTCGGATCAACGCGATCGTGATCGAGGGAGAGCAGGAAGCCCACGATAACTACATACAAATTGGGGAATTGCTGCCAGAACTTAAGGACGATCTTGCTAAGCTGGCAAAAATGGAACTGCGCCACATGAAGGGGTTTACCGCCTGCGGTCGCAACTTAAACGTAACACCCGATATGGCATTTGCCAAGGAATTTTTTACCGGATTGCATGGCAATTTTCAGAAGGCTTTTGCCGAAGGTGATGTCGTTACCTGCTTGTTGATTCAGGCATTGATTATTGAATGCTTTGCGATCGCGGCATATAACATCTACATTCCTGTCGCCGACGATTTTGCCCGCAAAATCACTGAAGGTGTGGTCAAAGACGAGTATTTGCACCTTAACTTTGGCGAAGAGTGGCTCCAGCAAAACTTTGATGAATCCAAAGCTGGCTTAGAAAAAGCCAACAGACAAAACCTACCAATTGTCTGGAAAATGCTTAACCAGGTGGAGAAAGATGCCAAAACTCTCGGAATGGAAAAGGAAGCCCTCGTCGAGGACTTTATGATTCAGTATGGCGAAAGTTTGGGCAAAATTGGCTTTAATACCCGCGACATTATGAAAATGTCTGCTATGGGGTTACTACCCGCTTAG